GCCTGTTGTGATGTTGTCCATAGAGGGAGTGTAGAAGAATAAATTTCCAGATGGCAAGGTGGGGGGGCGTCCTGGGAACGGTGGGAGATACCTGAAGGAACATCGCGTGACTTTAGTGTGCGTAATTATATGAAAGTATTATGAAATTTTGCATGCTCCTTGGAATTTTCTCATAATAAAAAGGGATGGTACGTTCTCCAAATGGACATCCTGATTCTCTTCGCATCCTTGGTCGTCATTTTGTTAGGGGCGGAGGCGTTTACCAACAGTTTAGAACATTTTGGAGAGCGACTCGGGATTTCGGAAGGCGTCACCGGTTCGGTATTTGCGGCGGTGGGAACAGCGTTACCGGAAACGATGGTGCCAATCTTTGCCATCCTGTTGTCATCGGGCTCTGAAACGTTGCGGCACGAAGTGGGCGTGGGGGCTATTCTTGGGGCCCCCCTGATGCTGGCCACATTAGCCTTTTTTCTGATGGGGTTCTTTGCCGCCCGGAAAAGAGGATGGCAGGGCACGTTAAACCCTGAGCCAATCGGATTCGCCCGTGATCTGCTCTGGTTTAACTGGGCGTTTTGTCTGGGAGTGATTGCCGTGTTTGTTCCCCAGGAGTGGGGTTGGGTGCGGCCTATCATTGCGGGTACGCTGGTTATCCTGTATGTGGTGTATTTGTATCAAACCATTCGATCTTCAGCCAATTTAGTGGATGATGGACATGGGACCGAGGCGGATCATCCGCTTTATATGACCATAGCGGGGCTTCCCGATAATTTAATGGTGATCTTGTTCCAAGTGGGATGCGGCCTGGGCCT
Above is a window of Candidatus Nitrospira neomarina DNA encoding:
- a CDS encoding sodium:calcium antiporter, producing MDILILFASLVVILLGAEAFTNSLEHFGERLGISEGVTGSVFAAVGTALPETMVPIFAILLSSGSETLRHEVGVGAILGAPLMLATLAFFLMGFFAARKRGWQGTLNPEPIGFARDLLWFNWAFCLGVIAVFVPQEWGWVRPIIAGTLVILYVVYLYQTIRSSANLVDDGHGTEADHPLYMTIAGLPDNLMVILFQVGCGLGLIVLGAKGFVYGIEQLAPKWGVSALALSLLIIPIATELPEKVNSIIWIRRGRDTLAVGNITGAMVFQGSLLPALGIMLTAWVPQHEILMGMAMTLVAACYLTWVVRRGVLKPIHLVMNGLCYVMFVVSVLFW